Genomic segment of bacterium:
CGCGGGTTCCCTCGGGCTATCCATCCTCTATTTCCGGGATCTCCTTTCGAGTGTCGGAGCCATCCCGCTCGTTGAGCTGCTGAAGCTTCACGGCCGGGGCTTTGACCAACTTCGGATCCACTCATTGGTCGCATTGAATTCCCCGCTGCGTTACGCGTATGCCGTCTTGATCGAGGTGGTCTATCCATCCCTTGTTGCCATCGCCTTCGGGTCTTGGTTGCATACGCGTACAATCGCGTGGTTGGTGCTCTTGGTGTTGACGGCCTGCGGCGGCGCGGTGTCCGCTGGCGCCTCCGGCGCTCGGAGCGGGATCGCCGTGATCCTTGTTGTCGCCCTCGCTACGTTGTATTTGTACCGAAAGGGGCGGGTGGGGAGGAACTTCGTTCTCTGGTCGCTGGGGGTGGTCTTGGTGTTTCCCGTGGCGATCACCGTCGCGCTCTATCACACAGATGTTTTGTATGCGCTGAGGTTGATCGGTGTGCGGCTTTTTTACACGCCCGCATACATTCAGTATCTTTATTTCCAGCTGGTGCCGGGGCATATTGGCTACCTGCACGGGCGGACGAGCCCGATTTTTGCCTGGCTAACCGGACAGGGGTACTTTGATTTGCCCAGATACGTCGTACGAATACCGTGGCCGGGCGCGCCTGTGGATGCGACCGCCAGTGGCCCGTTTATCGGTGATTTCTACGTCAATTTTGGCGTGCCGGGCGTCATGCTCGGCGGTGTGCTGGCCGGAGTCGTCATGCAGTTGCTTCAGATCTGGCTCGTCAGGCACCGGAAGACCATTACCAGTCTCGCGGTGTACGCCTTTCTGCTGTACGTCTTTTCGACGTTGAGTTATAGACCGCTACAGGTCATTCTGTGGTCGGGGGGAGTATTCTTCGTGCTGCTCATCTGGGGGATCCTGGCCATGCTGGAGGCGACACTTGGGACGCGGGGCGCGCCCGCTCCTCATCCCGAGGCCTGACCCGATTTGGTGGGAGATGGGTCGATTGCTACTCCGCCGGCCAGTCAACGTCGGCCGGGCTTGTTGACGAAGCGGGGAGGAGCGGGCTACGCGGCGATGACGGTGGCGACTGTCTGTTTCTGGGCGTGTGTCGTACTGGTCACCTACGTATGGTGCGCATACCCGGCACTGCTGTGGGCCATGAGCCATGCGAGGAAGAGGCATAGGGACGCTCCTCTGCGGACGGCAGAGGATTTGTGCCCCACCGTCACGATCGTTATCGCTGTGCACAATGAGGAAGCGGGGCTGGCGGATAGGCTTGAGAATTGCCTCAGCCTGTCTTATCCGCGCGATAGGCTTGAGATTCTCGTCGCGTCCGACGGATCCACGGACGGAACGGTGCGCGTGGCGTGTGAGTTCGCGCGGAGGTACGAGAATATTCGAGTGAGCGCGCAAGAGAGTCGTGGGGGTAAAACCGCTGCGCAGAATGCCGCTGTGCGGGAGTCCAAGAGCGACGTCATCCTTTTTTCCGATGTGGACACGAAATTCGATGCGCACATCCTTGAGCACATTACCAACCCCCTTATCGATCCTAAGGTGGGGTGTGTCGTGGGGGGGCTTCTCTGGGTAAACCCGCACAACTCGGCGATTGCTGCGGGGAGTGATGTCTACTGGCGGTTTGAGCGCTTCTTGTGGCGGGAGGAGAGCTTACTCGGTATTCTGGCTTGGGGGAGCGGAGCATGCTTGGCGGTCCGGCGAGGCCTCTTCAGACCTATGGACGCTCAGTATGGGGAGGATTGCATTGTGCCACTGGATATCGTCTCCCTTGGATACCGCGTGGTATTTCAGCCTGACGCGATCGCCTACGAGCCGCGCATTTCGTCCCCGGGCGCTGAACTGCGGACCCGAACACGAATGACCCTGCGCAGCTTTGCGGGGACCCTCAGTCGGAGGCATTTGCTCAATCCATTTCGATTCCCGGGGATTTCCTGGGCAATCATTTCACACAAACTCCTGCGCTGGTTGACGCCGTACTTGCTGCTCTCAATGCTGGCGTCGAATGCGGCCCTGGTGGATCGGCCCTTTTATCGTCTCACGTTCGGCTTGCAAGCTCTCTTCTACGCGAGCGCAGGGCTTGGTCATGTGCTTGATCGTAATCGCATCCGGGTCCCCATCGTCTCCACCATCTACGCATTTTGCCTGATGAACCTGGGGGTGGGTGTAGGGGTGGCTCAAGCAATCGGTGGTCGTCGAATCTTCGCCTATCGATCCGAAGGATGATGTGACGTTGGACAGCGCGATGGATGATCACATCGACGATCGAGGTTCGGCCCCCTCAGCCGACGCCGAGGTGGAGAGGGTCCGCGCGGTCTACGCACGCTATTATGCGGATCCGCGCACGCTGGGGAAGTGGGACCCGCGGAATCGGGGAAACGCGTTGATACGCGAGGAGCTCAATTCCGCAATCCTGGCGCTCCTCACGGGAGGACAGGTGCAGCTGGGAGAGGCGAGGATCTTGGACGTCGGGTGTGGATCCGCTGGGACGTTGGGGTGGCTCTCCCAATGCGGGGCTCAAGAGACGCGTCTCCACGGCGTGGACCTGCGCGAAGAGCAGATCGAGCTCGCACGGACACGCTACCCTCAGATGCATCTCTCCTGTGCCGATGCTAGAGCCCTGCCGTTCCCCGATCGCTTCTTTGACGTGCTCATTTGCAACGTGCTCTTCAGTTCGATCTTAGATGAGACCATCGCCAAACTGATCGCGGCCGAACTGCGGCGTGTCCTGCGGCCATCGGGAATGATCATTTGGTGCGATAATCGTTATGGGAACCCCTGGAACCCGAATGTCCGCGGGTACACCCCGCGGGCGATACGCAGGCTCTTTCCAGGGTGCCGGATCGTACTTCGATCGATCACGGTGGTGCCACCCCTGGTGCGGCGACTAGGCCGATGGACATCGCTGCTCTATCCACTGCTTGCGTGCGTGCCGGTCCTGCGGGTGAAGTATCTCGGAACAATTCAGCCAAAGGCGTGGAGCGGGTGACCCCTGACGTGTGCGGGACCGGTCCGGAATTGCGCACGACAGATGCCCCATAGCCAAAGGGCTTTTGACTGAAAGGGAAGGACGGGTGCGGGACGATGGCG
This window contains:
- a CDS encoding O-antigen polymerase; amino-acid sequence: AGSLGLSILYFRDLLSSVGAIPLVELLKLHGRGFDQLRIHSLVALNSPLRYAYAVLIEVVYPSLVAIAFGSWLHTRTIAWLVLLVLTACGGAVSAGASGARSGIAVILVVALATLYLYRKGRVGRNFVLWSLGVVLVFPVAITVALYHTDVLYALRLIGVRLFYTPAYIQYLYFQLVPGHIGYLHGRTSPIFAWLTGQGYFDLPRYVVRIPWPGAPVDATASGPFIGDFYVNFGVPGVMLGGVLAGVVMQLLQIWLVRHRKTITSLAVYAFLLYVFSTLSYRPLQVILWSGGVFFVLLIWGILAMLEATLGTRGAPAPHPEA
- a CDS encoding glycosyltransferase — its product is MSHARKRHRDAPLRTAEDLCPTVTIVIAVHNEEAGLADRLENCLSLSYPRDRLEILVASDGSTDGTVRVACEFARRYENIRVSAQESRGGKTAAQNAAVRESKSDVILFSDVDTKFDAHILEHITNPLIDPKVGCVVGGLLWVNPHNSAIAAGSDVYWRFERFLWREESLLGILAWGSGACLAVRRGLFRPMDAQYGEDCIVPLDIVSLGYRVVFQPDAIAYEPRISSPGAELRTRTRMTLRSFAGTLSRRHLLNPFRFPGISWAIISHKLLRWLTPYLLLSMLASNAALVDRPFYRLTFGLQALFYASAGLGHVLDRNRIRVPIVSTIYAFCLMNLGVGVGVAQAIGGRRIFAYRSEG
- a CDS encoding class I SAM-dependent methyltransferase; this encodes MDSAMDDHIDDRGSAPSADAEVERVRAVYARYYADPRTLGKWDPRNRGNALIREELNSAILALLTGGQVQLGEARILDVGCGSAGTLGWLSQCGAQETRLHGVDLREEQIELARTRYPQMHLSCADARALPFPDRFFDVLICNVLFSSILDETIAKLIAAELRRVLRPSGMIIWCDNRYGNPWNPNVRGYTPRAIRRLFPGCRIVLRSITVVPPLVRRLGRWTSLLYPLLACVPVLRVKYLGTIQPKAWSG